GGGTGGTGGCGGCCTTGGCTGAACCCTTCAGTGATCCGCGGCTGGTGAAGATCATCCAATGTCTGGAAAGCAGTCTTTGTTACATCTTCGGTGGCGTAGCGGTGGTGGCCCTGATGTTTTTCCTTACGATCACTGTGATGGTGAGCGCCGGTAATCTAGCGGCTTTGGTGCGGTAAGGGGGGCGAGGGCTTGGTTTATCTAAAGAGTATGGTGACCAATTTGGCAGTGTTGGTGCTTTTGCTGGTGGGTCTGGAGTGGTTGCTCCCGGCGGGGGACGTACGCCGGATTGTGAAGGCGGTGATGGGGCTGGTGGTGTTGGCTACACTCCTCAATCCCCTATTGACCCTTTTGACCGGGGGCTGGTCTGCCCAATGGGGTGGTGTCTGGGGGACGTTACCTACTGCAGCCTACGAAGACCGGGGGGAACAGGTCATCCAGGCGGGACAGCGGGTGCTTTTCCAGCACTGGCAGCGGGAGATGGAAAAGCAGGCCAGCAGTCTGATCCTAGGCCTGGGGGATGTGCTGGCCTGCCAGGTGACCTTTACCATAGAGCCAGAACTGTCCTGTGTAGTCCGGGTGACCACTGTCAAAGATGGGGCGGTGGCGAAGAATTCCATTGCCCCCGTGGAGATTCGGGTCGGTGAAAGACCGCCCGCCCGGGGTGGGCTACAGGAGCAGATCTATCAAGTGCTCCATAATGCCTACGGGCTTTTGCCGGAGCAGATCGAGATTATATACGAAGGGGTGTAATGTTATGGAAGGACGAGGTCTATTCGGGGGAAAGAGGGAGGGCAGACCCTTCAACTTGCCCCATTCCCGGTTGCGGCTGGCCAAATACATCCTGGCCTTGGCCTTGTTTGGATTAGTCCTTATGATCATCAGTCCCACCGGACACACGCCCCAGCCGATGCCTACTACGCCCATTTCCCCGGAGATCAACGTCTCTATGGCCGGTGGGCTCGATCGGCAGATCTGGGGTGGTTACCTGGAGGAACTGGAGCGACGCTTGACCAGTGTTCTGGGCCAGATCCAGGGGGTGGGGAGTCTGCAGGTCTTTGTCACCCTGGAAAGCAGCGGCCGGTCGGTTTACGCCCAGGATGTCACCGAAGATGTGCGGACCACCTTGGAGCAGGACCAAAGTGGGGGTACCCGGGAGATTAACGAGATGCGGAGGACTACCACTTTAGTGCAGTTGCGCAACGACGAAAGCCGCAAGGAAGAACCGCTCCTGTTGGAGGAGTTTCGTCCCACCATCAGGGGAGTGGTGATCGTCGCCGAAGGGGCTGGAGATCCCCAGGTGGCCTTGATGCTGACCCAGGCGGTGCAGACCGCTTTGGATATCGGTGCCCACAAGATCGGAGTATATCCTAAAAGGTAGGTGGCTGTGATGTTTTATACCGTCAAATTCAACCGGATCTTTCTGCTGTGTGCCTGTGTTTGTTTCTTGGCCGTGGGGGTTTGGCTCTTGGGCCAGGATCCCAGTCGCTGGGAGGTCTTCCACCGGGTCCTGCCCACCACCGCAGGTCTTTCCGAGGAAGTTGCGGCAACGGTGAACACCCCGGTGGACCCTAGCCCCCAGACCATGCCCAAAGCCCAATATGTGCTGGAGCGGGAGCGGAATCGGGCCCGCCAGTGGGAATTTCTCCAAGAACTCCTTGCGGATCCCCACCTTTCTGCGGCCCAACGGCAGGAGATCCAGAAAAAACTGATGGAGCTCACCGAACGGTGGAGCTTGGAGATTGAACTGGAGAATACCTTGGCTCTTAATGGTTTTCAGGATGCGGTGGTCTTGCTTGCCGAGGAGGGAGCCAGTGTCCTGGTGGGGACGATCCTGACCGGGGAGCAGGCCATGTTGTTGGGGGACTTGGTGGCCCGGATCAGCAACCTTCCTAAGACCAGCATCGTGATTATGGACGGACAGTAGGCAGGAATACCTGGCAAGGATAGCGAAACAGTGTTAGATGCAGAACATAATTCTTGCCAGGTGTGGTATACTGTTCCTACCGTAGGTTGTAGGCGAGGAGGGTTGCAAATTGCATCTCGACGAGGTAAAGGAACTAATTAAGATCTTTGAGGAAGCCACCATCTCCGAGATGAAATTGGAAACCGAAGGATTCAAGTTGTCTTTGAAAA
This DNA window, taken from Bacillota bacterium, encodes the following:
- a CDS encoding SpoIIIAH-like family protein; this translates as MAVMFYTVKFNRIFLLCACVCFLAVGVWLLGQDPSRWEVFHRVLPTTAGLSEEVAATVNTPVDPSPQTMPKAQYVLERERNRARQWEFLQELLADPHLSAAQRQEIQKKLMELTERWSLEIELENTLALNGFQDAVVLLAEEGASVLVGTILTGEQAMLLGDLVARISNLPKTSIVIMDGQ